The DNA segment ATTTATGATACGACATATGACGTCTATAATAAAAAATTTCTAGTAGCCACAGTGCAAAGTGAAGTAGAAGCTGTTAAAAGATATGGCTATAACGCATCGTTTTTACTAGTAAGAGCAAAAGATAGATTTACAAATCGTGTTAAAAATTTAAAAGAGCGAAACAATATGTATAAAGCTATATCACAGCTTCTTTTAAGAACTTCTAGAAGAAGCGATATAGTAGCTCATTACGGTGATGGCTGTTTTGCGATGGTTATGAAATATACTGATGAAAATGGCACAAAACAAGCCGGTAGCAGAATTTTAAATATGCTTTCGTCTATACCTTGGAAGATAGATGGTGAAGAGTGCAAACTCGACATCCAAGTGGTTTCAAGCATGATAACAAAAACAAGAAGTGCTGAAGAATTAATCTCTTACTCGTTAGATCAACTAATACTAACACAAGATGATGAGCAGCCTATATTTTTGGGTGAATAAGTAGGAGTTTGAGCTTGATCTTAGAGGTTTTATCTTATCCAAATAAAAAACTTTATGAAGTTTCAAAAGAAGTTAAAAATTTTGATGAGGAACTTCACAAACTACTTGATGATATGTATGATACGATGATTGCAAAAGAGGGCATCGGCCTTGCAGCTATTCAGATAGGTGTCGCAAAAAGAATTTTTATTATAAATCTAGCCAATGACGATGGCGTACAAGATAAAGAAAATCTAATCGAGATCATAAATCCAAAATTTGAGCTACGTGAGGGTGAGTGTGTCTATCAAGAGGGCTGCCTTAGTGTGCCCGGATATTATGAAGATGTAAAAAGAAATGAAGTTGTGGCCATCAAATATCAAGACCGCTTTGGCAAAGAGCAAAGCTTAAAGGCTGATGGGCTTTTGGCTATCGCTATCCAGCATGAAAATGATCATTTAGATGGACATCTTTTTATAGAAAAAATCGGCTTTAATAAACGCAAAAAATTTGATAAGGAATACAAAAAGCAAAA comes from the Campylobacter concisus ATCC 51562 genome and includes:
- the def gene encoding peptide deformylase, which encodes MILEVLSYPNKKLYEVSKEVKNFDEELHKLLDDMYDTMIAKEGIGLAAIQIGVAKRIFIINLANDDGVQDKENLIEIINPKFELREGECVYQEGCLSVPGYYEDVKRNEVVAIKYQDRFGKEQSLKADGLLAIAIQHENDHLDGHLFIEKIGFNKRKKFDKEYKKQKKEKAS